The following proteins are encoded in a genomic region of Halomicroarcula saliterrae:
- a CDS encoding alpha/beta fold hydrolase, giving the protein MPTVSIEDGTLWYEERGSGPPLVCIHGGWLNNQSWDEQVERFADEYRVVTFDLRGHGRTGPTGTRNYSIDLFVDDLERLLERLDIHSPILCGLSVGGMVVQSYLDRHPNRARGAVIGGPLQSMPPVDIPPVMKPMLSPLPAITGIVSTFGSTATFQSLLASVRAITGRRWLTVDPEVRSKSLAALDDVSPDEYRKIFSALYEVEPPNLSHIETPVLVLYGEQEAPMVKRQGERLAATVPRAKLGEIPAAGHLLNQDNPRAFNEACGAFFATMAPRGSTHQPP; this is encoded by the coding sequence ATGCCGACAGTATCTATCGAGGACGGAACGCTCTGGTACGAGGAGCGAGGGAGTGGGCCGCCGCTGGTCTGTATTCACGGTGGCTGGCTGAACAACCAATCGTGGGACGAGCAGGTCGAGCGATTCGCCGACGAGTACAGGGTGGTGACGTTTGACCTGCGGGGGCACGGCCGGACCGGCCCGACCGGGACACGAAACTATTCGATAGACCTGTTCGTAGACGATCTCGAACGCCTCCTTGAACGCCTGGATATCCACAGTCCGATTCTGTGTGGCCTGTCCGTCGGCGGAATGGTAGTGCAGTCGTATCTCGACAGACATCCAAACCGGGCGCGAGGTGCCGTCATCGGCGGGCCGCTTCAGTCGATGCCCCCGGTCGACATCCCACCGGTGATGAAACCCATGCTCTCGCCGCTTCCGGCGATCACGGGAATCGTGTCCACGTTCGGGTCGACCGCGACGTTTCAGTCGCTTCTGGCGTCCGTCAGAGCGATAACTGGCCGGCGGTGGCTGACGGTCGACCCCGAAGTCCGCTCGAAATCCTTAGCTGCTCTCGACGACGTCTCGCCGGACGAGTATCGGAAGATATTCAGTGCGCTCTACGAGGTCGAACCGCCGAACCTGTCCCACATCGAGACGCCGGTGCTCGTCCTCTACGGTGAGCAGGAAGCGCCCATGGTCAAGCGCCAGGGCGAGCGACTCGCTGCGACTGTTCCTCGGGCGAAGTTAGGCGAGATACCAGCTGCGGGCCACCTGCTCAACCAGGACAATCCGCGGGCGTTCAACGAGGCGTGTGGGGCCTTCTTTGCGACTATGGCACCGAGAGGCAGCACCCACCAGCCGCCGTGA
- a CDS encoding ZIP family metal transporter: MSLLGNLLLVFTAGLVTALATGIGALPFFVIGEVSDRLQVALWGLASGIMVSASLFGLVMEGMAEADGRTDIYLMVGGLVTGAVLVVVADRIISDHEFDPGTYEEADFRKLVLILGILTVHSFPEGVAVGVSFAELNLAGGIEFGPFIVPVLAIFMTVAISIHNVPEGLAISIPLRSMGVPNWRMVWWAVFSSLPQPIGAVLAFAFVRVAREFLPAGFGFAAGAMIFLVVSEFIPEALEHGTELAGRGYRELTVGLTVGVSVMVPLVAV, translated from the coding sequence ATGTCACTGCTGGGAAATTTACTCCTCGTGTTCACCGCGGGGCTGGTAACGGCACTGGCGACAGGTATCGGCGCGCTCCCGTTTTTCGTCATCGGGGAGGTGAGCGACAGGCTGCAGGTCGCGCTGTGGGGGCTCGCGTCGGGCATCATGGTGTCCGCGTCGCTGTTCGGGCTGGTGATGGAGGGGATGGCCGAGGCCGACGGGCGGACCGATATCTACCTGATGGTCGGTGGGCTGGTCACCGGGGCGGTTCTCGTCGTCGTCGCCGACCGGATTATCTCCGACCACGAGTTCGATCCGGGGACCTACGAGGAGGCAGATTTCAGGAAGCTCGTGCTCATCCTCGGGATTCTCACGGTCCACAGCTTTCCCGAGGGCGTCGCCGTCGGCGTCTCCTTCGCCGAGTTGAACCTCGCGGGCGGCATCGAGTTCGGCCCGTTCATCGTCCCCGTACTCGCGATATTCATGACGGTCGCCATCTCCATCCACAACGTTCCGGAGGGACTCGCTATCTCCATCCCGTTGCGGTCGATGGGCGTCCCGAACTGGCGGATGGTCTGGTGGGCCGTCTTCTCGAGTCTGCCCCAGCCTATCGGCGCCGTACTGGCCTTCGCGTTCGTCCGCGTCGCACGGGAGTTCCTGCCCGCCGGCTTCGGGTTCGCCGCGGGGGCGATGATATTCCTGGTCGTCTCGGAGTTCATCCCGGAGGCGCTGGAACACGGGACGGAGCTGGCCGGACGCGGGTACCGGGAACTGACCGTCGGCCTCACCGTCGGGGTGTCGGTGATGGTCCCGCTCGTGGCCGTCTGA
- a CDS encoding HEAT repeat domain-containing protein encodes MNESGEAPSSDRLATLVTDGERAAAIACLDRVSAAGPEQRKRALHSLRTVANEAPARFQGLVTALEPFLTDEQRAVRLSTAKLLVAVAESEPGVVRPAVAAVAQRLDDDGEFYYVRARCAETLGYVALEHPEAVSDPETLADLRLGLSFDEPEVKEKLAKALAYVALGDPERLRHQVGSLADHLDDESELVRYHLCTALVAIGCERPEKLATAVDALGGRLSDESPYVRGRAAEALAVFAESDGSGETLPELDGIDSMDGETPSFLADRVRFLRRLSRGEERAGPEPAELGTVESVRAGTEAVVESITSPAGDGECPHCGLALPEKGPPMCPRCGAPR; translated from the coding sequence ATGAACGAGTCCGGAGAAGCGCCCTCGTCCGACCGGCTAGCCACACTCGTTACCGACGGAGAGCGTGCGGCGGCGATAGCGTGTCTGGACCGGGTCAGCGCGGCGGGCCCCGAACAGCGCAAGCGGGCACTCCACTCGCTGCGAACCGTCGCGAACGAAGCGCCGGCGCGCTTCCAGGGACTGGTCACGGCACTGGAGCCGTTTCTGACGGACGAGCAGCGGGCGGTCAGACTGTCCACCGCGAAGTTGCTCGTCGCCGTCGCCGAGTCGGAACCCGGTGTGGTCCGTCCCGCCGTGGCCGCTGTCGCCCAGCGCCTCGACGACGACGGGGAGTTCTACTACGTCCGGGCCCGGTGTGCCGAGACGCTGGGCTACGTCGCGCTCGAACACCCCGAAGCTGTCAGTGACCCGGAGACGCTGGCGGACCTGCGTCTCGGGCTGTCGTTCGACGAACCGGAGGTCAAAGAGAAGTTGGCCAAGGCACTGGCGTACGTCGCACTGGGTGACCCGGAGCGACTCCGACATCAGGTCGGGTCGCTGGCCGACCATCTCGACGACGAGAGCGAACTCGTCCGGTACCACCTCTGTACGGCGCTGGTGGCGATAGGCTGTGAGCGGCCGGAGAAGCTGGCAACGGCGGTGGACGCACTCGGGGGCCGGCTGTCCGACGAGAGTCCGTACGTCCGCGGGCGGGCAGCCGAGGCGCTCGCTGTGTTCGCCGAATCGGACGGGAGTGGCGAGACGTTGCCCGAACTCGACGGCATCGACTCGATGGACGGCGAGACGCCGTCGTTTCTCGCTGACCGCGTGCGCTTCCTCCGGCGGCTGAGCCGAGGCGAGGAGCGAGCCGGACCGGAGCCAGCCGAACTCGGGACCGTCGAATCGGTCAGAGCGGGGACCGAGGCCGTCGTCGAGTCGATTACCTCCCCTGCCGGTGACGGCGAGTGTCCCCACTGCGGACTCGCGCTCCCCGAGAAGGGACCCCCGATGTGTCCACGCTGTGGCGCGCCACGCTGA
- a CDS encoding ABC transporter substrate-binding protein, which yields MHRRKQLQRRATRRDCLKHGAGLLASGLVAGCSDLAGQTERTATPGTDPYSVTIPPAGEVRFESVPETWVAENASWADMGVALGVGKPSAVVLTGEYRTWHYEDIPGLSAGKDDVTSLWQDGITKERFYDIDAGVHFIDPNYMTNLIPNWKQADVDSVTETVAPMCGNTSFSTYSWHEGYPYFSLYEATEKVANVFKRTDRFEALRTFHDETIGGIRERLPPKSERPEIALLSPGSTEPKKFYPYRIGERTAYKHWRDLGVGDALAGSDIESFTSDRGSIDYEPLLDIDPEMLFFYTDEHRTRDEFRETYLSFLREDATASQLTAVQNGDVYPAGGMYQGPISNLSKTERAARQLFGEEFGENERLYDRQRLGDIVSGEL from the coding sequence ATGCACCGTCGGAAGCAACTTCAACGGAGGGCGACGCGGAGAGACTGTCTCAAACACGGAGCCGGGCTCCTGGCCAGCGGGCTGGTCGCCGGCTGTTCGGACCTGGCCGGACAGACCGAACGTACCGCGACGCCGGGTACAGACCCCTACTCGGTGACGATACCACCGGCCGGCGAGGTGCGCTTCGAGTCAGTGCCCGAAACCTGGGTCGCCGAGAACGCCAGCTGGGCCGACATGGGGGTCGCACTGGGTGTCGGCAAACCGAGTGCCGTCGTCCTCACCGGCGAGTATCGGACGTGGCACTACGAGGATATCCCCGGCCTCTCGGCGGGCAAGGACGACGTCACGTCGCTGTGGCAGGACGGCATCACGAAAGAGCGGTTCTACGACATCGACGCGGGAGTCCACTTCATCGACCCGAACTACATGACCAACCTGATTCCGAACTGGAAACAGGCCGACGTCGACAGCGTTACTGAGACCGTCGCTCCGATGTGTGGGAACACGAGCTTCTCGACGTACTCCTGGCACGAGGGGTACCCGTACTTCTCGCTGTACGAAGCCACGGAGAAAGTCGCGAACGTGTTCAAACGGACGGACCGGTTCGAGGCGCTCCGGACGTTCCACGACGAGACGATCGGCGGTATCCGAGAGCGGCTTCCACCGAAGAGCGAGCGGCCCGAAATCGCGCTGCTCTCGCCGGGGTCGACGGAGCCAAAGAAGTTCTACCCCTACCGCATCGGCGAGCGGACCGCCTACAAACACTGGCGCGACCTCGGGGTCGGCGACGCCCTGGCGGGCTCCGACATCGAGAGCTTCACCTCCGACCGCGGGTCCATCGATTACGAGCCGCTGCTGGATATCGACCCCGAGATGCTGTTTTTCTACACCGACGAGCACCGGACCCGCGACGAGTTCCGGGAGACGTATCTCTCCTTCCTCCGGGAGGACGCCACGGCGAGTCAGCTGACCGCGGTCCAGAACGGGGACGTGTATCCCGCCGGTGGGATGTACCAGGGGCCGATAAGCAACCTCTCGAAGACCGAACGGGCGGCGCGGCAGCTGTTCGGCGAGGAGTTCGGTGAGAACGAACGGCTGTACGACCGCCAGCGGCTCGGTGACATCGTCAGCGGTGAGCTCTGA
- a CDS encoding NAD(P)/FAD-dependent oxidoreductase: MGGSYDHEVAIVGGGPAGCSAGVFCARAGLETVIFDRGRSSLQRCAHLENYLGFPDGIDIETLYDLFHDHAEQAGCELRAEMVESLDHAEGGRGFSVHLQDRAAVTARRVVAATRYDGSYMRGLGDDDAMFETTERDGETTESFDRSYANHDGTTAVPNLYVASPSEESQQAIVAAGRGARVAGEVITDARVDDGWWEAVADGVDWVRREAELDDEWGDREAWVEWFDEYYGPGAPVEPDSERFDRVRTAALDDSLSSYIGPAERAARAESGQAALAGHLDAEAVVAGCDEGALLDAMDDDRIAAYLHGGEVSSHGQ; this comes from the coding sequence ATGGGAGGAAGCTACGACCACGAGGTCGCCATCGTCGGCGGCGGTCCGGCCGGCTGTTCGGCCGGCGTGTTCTGTGCCCGCGCGGGTCTGGAGACGGTCATCTTCGACAGGGGTCGCTCCTCGCTGCAACGGTGTGCGCATCTGGAGAACTACCTCGGCTTCCCCGACGGAATCGATATCGAGACCCTGTACGACCTGTTTCACGACCACGCCGAGCAGGCCGGCTGTGAACTCCGGGCGGAGATGGTCGAGTCACTCGACCACGCGGAGGGCGGGCGGGGATTCTCGGTACACCTGCAGGACCGGGCGGCGGTCACCGCCCGTCGCGTCGTCGCGGCGACCCGATACGACGGGTCGTACATGCGCGGGCTCGGCGACGACGACGCGATGTTCGAGACGACCGAGCGCGACGGCGAGACCACCGAATCCTTCGACCGGAGCTACGCCAACCACGACGGGACGACGGCGGTCCCGAACCTCTACGTGGCGTCGCCCTCGGAGGAGTCACAGCAGGCCATCGTCGCGGCCGGGCGCGGTGCGCGAGTGGCCGGTGAGGTTATCACCGACGCGCGGGTCGACGACGGCTGGTGGGAGGCCGTCGCCGACGGCGTCGACTGGGTCCGCCGCGAGGCGGAACTGGACGACGAGTGGGGCGACCGGGAGGCGTGGGTCGAGTGGTTCGACGAGTACTACGGTCCCGGCGCCCCGGTCGAACCCGATTCCGAGCGGTTCGACCGCGTCCGGACGGCGGCGCTCGACGACTCGCTCTCGTCGTACATCGGCCCGGCCGAGCGAGCGGCCCGCGCCGAGAGCGGGCAGGCGGCTCTGGCCGGCCATCTCGACGCCGAGGCGGTCGTCGCCGGCTGTGACGAGGGCGCGCTGCTCGACGCGATGGACGACGACCGCATCGCGGCGTATCTCCACGGCGGGGAGGTGAGTAGCCATGGCCAGTGA
- a CDS encoding FecCD family ABC transporter permease, translating to MASETASSTPPTRRERWLGWFDGSLATLCLGSLAVIVGGGLLQVSHGTYSMTIVEAWQAVFNPNVVFSLRAWDAFIWGMKMPEMSTESLIVWNIRLPRVFVAMLVGMNLAVSGAIFQAVTRNELASPFILGVSSGAGLMILLTLVLFTGMAAFLPLAAALGGAVAFLIVYIIAWKNGTSPVRLVLAGVIVGTIFSSFQTALFFFADDIGVVQSAIAWTTGSLTGTDWEQVRMALPWTVVAMGLALIGSRQLNVLLLGEKTAKSLGMSVEKVRFALSGVAVLAAAASIAVAGIVGFVGLIVPHMVRNIVGSDYRRLIVGCAFAGPALMVGADVGARLGMSVLVGSETQIPVGIVTGLVGGPYFLYLMRKQDEMGEI from the coding sequence ATGGCCAGTGAGACGGCGAGTTCGACACCGCCGACCCGTCGGGAACGGTGGCTGGGCTGGTTCGACGGCTCGCTGGCGACGCTCTGTCTGGGGAGTCTGGCGGTCATCGTCGGCGGGGGGCTTCTCCAGGTGAGCCACGGCACCTACTCGATGACCATCGTCGAAGCGTGGCAGGCGGTGTTCAACCCGAACGTCGTCTTCAGTCTGCGGGCCTGGGACGCGTTTATCTGGGGGATGAAGATGCCCGAGATGAGCACGGAGAGTCTCATCGTCTGGAACATCCGTCTGCCGCGGGTGTTCGTCGCAATGCTCGTGGGGATGAATCTGGCCGTCTCGGGCGCTATCTTCCAGGCGGTCACCCGCAACGAACTCGCGAGCCCGTTCATCCTCGGCGTCTCTTCGGGGGCCGGGCTGATGATTCTGCTCACGCTGGTCCTGTTCACCGGGATGGCCGCGTTCCTCCCGCTGGCCGCGGCCCTCGGCGGCGCCGTCGCCTTCCTCATCGTCTACATCATCGCGTGGAAGAACGGCACCTCGCCCGTCAGGCTCGTGCTGGCGGGGGTCATCGTGGGGACCATCTTCAGCTCGTTCCAGACGGCGCTGTTCTTCTTCGCCGACGATATCGGTGTCGTCCAGAGCGCTATCGCGTGGACCACCGGCTCGCTGACCGGCACCGACTGGGAACAGGTGCGGATGGCGCTGCCCTGGACGGTCGTCGCGATGGGGCTCGCCCTGATCGGGTCTCGACAGCTGAACGTCCTGCTGCTGGGCGAGAAGACGGCCAAATCACTCGGGATGTCCGTCGAGAAGGTCCGCTTTGCCCTCTCGGGCGTCGCCGTGCTCGCGGCCGCCGCGAGTATCGCCGTCGCCGGCATCGTCGGCTTCGTCGGCCTCATCGTCCCGCACATGGTGCGCAACATCGTCGGCAGCGACTACAGGAGGCTCATCGTCGGGTGTGCGTTCGCCGGCCCGGCGCTGATGGTCGGGGCCGACGTCGGCGCCCGCCTCGGCATGAGCGTCCTCGTCGGGTCGGAGACGCAGATTCCGGTCGGCATCGTGACCGGTCTGGTCGGCGGCCCGTACTTCCTCTACCTGATGCGCAAGCAGGACGAGATGGGTGAGATCTGA
- a CDS encoding ABC transporter ATP-binding protein — MAENALESGRGGSGAESGADGSLTGEELVLQYPGTDEPVVDGESITAGSGAVTALVGPNGSGKSTLLKGLADQLTPTEGSVVVDGRDIRSLGTKELARKLGLLSQESTSPDSITVEELVYHGRYPHRGFFESVTEDDEAAVDRAIALAGCDHLRDREVGQLSGGQKQLAWIAMVLAQETDVLLLDEPTTFLDLHHQLAVMEIIETLREESEITVVVVLHDIQQAARLADEMVALRDGEIQARGTPEEVVTEALLAEVFEIEAEVDLTPRGPRIEPLRPRRGGDEAPGTDDPVARSDGGGG; from the coding sequence ATGGCCGAGAACGCCCTCGAATCCGGCCGGGGCGGAAGCGGTGCGGAGAGCGGAGCGGACGGCTCTCTCACGGGCGAGGAACTGGTCTTACAGTACCCCGGGACCGACGAGCCCGTCGTCGACGGGGAGTCGATTACCGCCGGCAGTGGCGCCGTCACGGCCCTCGTCGGTCCGAACGGCTCGGGGAAGAGCACGCTCCTGAAAGGGCTGGCTGACCAGCTCACCCCCACAGAGGGTTCGGTAGTCGTCGACGGACGGGATATCCGGTCGCTCGGGACGAAAGAACTGGCCCGCAAGCTGGGGTTGCTCTCACAGGAGAGCACCTCGCCGGATAGCATCACGGTCGAGGAGTTGGTCTACCACGGCCGGTACCCCCACCGCGGGTTCTTCGAGAGCGTCACCGAAGACGACGAGGCCGCCGTCGACCGGGCGATAGCGCTCGCGGGGTGTGACCACCTCCGCGACCGCGAGGTCGGCCAGCTTTCGGGCGGTCAGAAGCAACTGGCGTGGATCGCGATGGTACTCGCCCAGGAGACCGACGTGTTGTTGCTCGACGAGCCGACCACCTTCCTCGACCTGCACCACCAGCTTGCGGTGATGGAGATAATCGAGACGCTGCGCGAAGAGAGCGAGATTACGGTCGTCGTCGTCCTGCACGACATCCAGCAGGCGGCCCGGCTCGCCGACGAGATGGTCGCGCTCAGAGACGGCGAGATTCAGGCCCGCGGCACGCCCGAGGAAGTCGTCACCGAAGCGCTCCTCGCGGAGGTGTTCGAGATAGAGGCCGAGGTCGACCTGACACCGCGGGGACCGCGCATCGAACCGCTCCGCCCCCGTCGCGGCGGTGACGAGGCCCCGGGAACTGACGACCCCGTCGCCCGGAGCGACGGCGGAGGCGGGTGA
- a CDS encoding ABC transporter substrate-binding protein — protein sequence MAHENSGRTRRETLQYGGAVAAGLGLAGCADFVGQSGEGTPTSGGSYSVTLSPMGTVAFDAVPETVFTVFPQYADMAVSLGHGDAVNAVYVPEMSGTTMNHYYRHLDGVSFDWENLHDPLSDGLSRELLFELDSDVHLADPAWASTQQNWDRGDIEEVETQIGPWFGNFYSGTRASPPEGYDDYEYYDLWELFEGVAGVFDAHERYEALEQVHTDLVDTVQRDLPPEDERPTAVRVSIAGDGESFYTYHLNKPGYWLADTRPLGAVDAFAEEDWGSLWGQVDFETMAEADPDAIFHLWGLTPSRSMSEMRATLRDHPVGSDLTAVQNDRVYAQGMRYQGPIMNLFQIEMGAKQLYPEVFGEWPTYEDGDGYPELPEDEQLFDRQRVADIIDGDI from the coding sequence ATGGCCCACGAGAACAGTGGAAGAACGCGCAGAGAGACGCTGCAATACGGCGGGGCGGTCGCCGCCGGCCTCGGACTGGCGGGCTGTGCCGACTTCGTCGGCCAGTCCGGCGAGGGAACCCCGACTAGCGGGGGGAGCTACTCGGTGACGCTGTCACCGATGGGTACGGTCGCGTTCGACGCCGTCCCCGAAACCGTCTTCACCGTCTTCCCGCAGTACGCGGACATGGCGGTGTCGCTCGGGCACGGCGACGCCGTCAACGCAGTCTACGTCCCGGAGATGTCGGGGACGACGATGAACCACTACTACCGGCATCTCGACGGGGTCTCGTTCGACTGGGAGAACCTCCACGACCCACTGAGCGATGGCCTCTCTCGGGAGTTGCTGTTCGAGCTCGACAGCGACGTTCACCTCGCCGACCCGGCGTGGGCCTCGACCCAGCAAAACTGGGACCGGGGCGATATCGAGGAGGTCGAGACCCAGATCGGGCCGTGGTTCGGTAACTTCTACAGCGGGACACGGGCCTCGCCGCCGGAGGGCTACGATGACTACGAGTACTACGACCTGTGGGAGCTGTTCGAGGGTGTCGCAGGTGTCTTCGATGCACACGAGCGGTACGAGGCCCTCGAACAGGTCCACACAGACCTCGTAGACACCGTGCAGCGGGACCTGCCGCCGGAGGACGAACGGCCGACCGCGGTGCGTGTGTCTATCGCCGGTGACGGGGAGTCCTTTTACACGTACCATCTCAACAAACCCGGCTACTGGCTGGCCGACACTCGACCGCTGGGGGCGGTCGACGCCTTCGCCGAGGAGGACTGGGGGAGCCTCTGGGGACAGGTCGACTTCGAGACGATGGCCGAAGCCGACCCCGACGCGATCTTCCATCTGTGGGGGTTGACGCCGTCCCGGAGCATGAGCGAGATGCGAGCGACACTCAGAGACCACCCCGTCGGCAGCGACCTGACCGCGGTACAGAACGACCGGGTGTACGCACAGGGGATGCGGTATCAGGGCCCGATAATGAATCTCTTCCAGATAGAGATGGGCGCCAAACAGCTCTACCCCGAGGTCTTCGGCGAGTGGCCGACCTACGAGGACGGCGACGGGTATCCGGAACTCCCCGAAGACGAGCAGCTGTTCGACCGCCAGCGAGTCGCGGACATCATCGACGGAGACATCTAA
- a CDS encoding ABC transporter substrate-binding protein, translating into MSNDTDRRQDGLTRRDTLKYGATAAASLGLAGCSDLAGQSGGDGTPTGTGPYTVSMPPMGEVEFDGVPETYMSYRVTHADIGVALGVGDRLQAVYKTSQYPFEFYDELPGVDVDGESLAEIEVNSDYEADKEWFYEMDCDVHLMDPEYMSQWLLTPEDVDELSEKVGPFFGHYARRRVGEQRDYPFLSLYEIFEKVSRVFQREERFEAFSAFHDEFIGGLRAELPPESERPEVGLVATGPEMVENGEFGAYHIDPGYGKKQYIDLEVRNGMEGAVSNDTSYATVDYETLLDYDPDVLVIHNGIFTTESREEFVEQVIEPMADDPLGSRLTAVQNDDVYRGGNNSQGPVTNLFQTESLAKQLYPDLFGEFTGFGQIPESEQLFDRGRVADIINGDSQ; encoded by the coding sequence ATGAGCAACGACACCGACCGACGACAGGACGGACTGACACGCAGAGACACACTGAAGTACGGCGCCACGGCAGCAGCCAGTCTCGGACTGGCCGGCTGTTCGGACCTCGCCGGGCAGTCCGGCGGCGACGGCACGCCGACCGGGACCGGCCCGTACACGGTCTCCATGCCGCCGATGGGCGAAGTCGAGTTCGACGGCGTCCCGGAGACGTACATGTCCTACCGGGTGACACACGCCGACATAGGCGTCGCGCTCGGCGTCGGCGACCGCCTGCAAGCCGTCTACAAAACCAGCCAGTACCCCTTCGAGTTCTACGACGAACTCCCGGGCGTCGACGTCGACGGTGAGTCGCTGGCGGAGATAGAGGTCAACTCGGACTACGAGGCCGACAAGGAGTGGTTCTACGAGATGGACTGTGACGTCCATCTGATGGACCCCGAGTATATGAGTCAGTGGCTGCTCACGCCCGAGGACGTCGACGAACTCTCGGAAAAAGTCGGCCCCTTCTTCGGCCACTACGCTCGCCGACGTGTCGGCGAGCAGCGGGACTATCCGTTCCTCTCGCTGTACGAGATATTCGAGAAAGTGTCGAGAGTCTTCCAGCGCGAGGAGCGGTTCGAGGCGTTCAGCGCGTTCCACGACGAGTTCATCGGTGGCCTCCGGGCCGAGTTGCCGCCGGAGTCGGAGCGTCCGGAAGTCGGGCTGGTTGCGACTGGCCCGGAGATGGTCGAGAACGGCGAGTTCGGAGCCTACCACATCGACCCCGGCTACGGCAAGAAACAGTACATCGACCTCGAAGTCCGGAACGGGATGGAGGGGGCCGTGTCAAACGACACCTCGTATGCGACAGTCGACTACGAGACGCTACTCGATTATGACCCGGACGTCCTGGTGATTCACAACGGCATCTTCACGACCGAGTCGCGCGAGGAGTTCGTCGAGCAGGTCATCGAACCGATGGCCGACGACCCGCTGGGCAGCCGGCTCACCGCGGTGCAGAACGACGACGTCTACCGCGGTGGCAACAACTCCCAGGGCCCGGTGACGAACCTCTTCCAGACCGAGTCCCTGGCCAAGCAACTGTACCCCGACCTGTTCGGGGAGTTCACGGGATTCGGTCAGATACCCGAGAGCGAACAGCTGTTCGACCGCGGGCGGGTCGCGGACATCATCAACGGAGACAGCCAATGA
- a CDS encoding ABC transporter substrate-binding protein, protein MSDDTDVRHDAPTRRDTLKYGGAVAAGLGLAGCSDFAGQSGEGTPTGTGSYSVTMEPTGTMQFSGPPEEITIYITGYADIVASLGQFDRVLAMNGPENHFPSAYYDRLPGVDIDTESVTDFFPAGSNSADKEIFYEVDPDLNLIDPTVAKHYLGLDDSDITEITENVAPFFGSWMRRPQFSDAYPYYTLYEGTERIAQLFQETARYEALKSVHDELRAEIRRRTPPVEERPSYGYMNVNWWGDFDTAQVMRADAPGYQNKVFRDLELDPSNNAFADIIPDGEWSTRVDFEALLEADPEVILWRNGYNFLTGVDFGGEQLDWKNGIVGQLADDPLGGELRAVQSGRVLPGTATGSGPVTNLFNMEAVAKQLYPDEFGEYEPTRFPAEQSGEKLFDRQRVADIVNGDS, encoded by the coding sequence ATGAGCGACGACACCGACGTTCGACACGACGCACCGACGCGCAGAGACACACTGAAGTACGGCGGCGCTGTCGCCGCCGGCCTCGGACTGGCGGGCTGTTCGGACTTCGCCGGACAGTCCGGAGAGGGCACGCCGACTGGCACGGGGAGCTACTCGGTGACGATGGAGCCGACTGGGACGATGCAGTTCTCCGGGCCGCCCGAGGAGATAACGATCTACATCACCGGGTACGCCGACATCGTCGCGTCGTTGGGCCAGTTCGACCGCGTCCTCGCGATGAACGGACCCGAGAACCACTTCCCTTCGGCGTACTACGACCGACTCCCGGGCGTCGACATCGACACCGAGAGCGTGACCGACTTCTTCCCGGCGGGTTCCAACAGCGCCGACAAGGAGATATTCTACGAGGTCGACCCCGACCTCAACCTCATCGACCCGACGGTCGCAAAGCACTATCTCGGGCTGGATGACAGCGACATCACGGAGATCACCGAGAACGTCGCGCCGTTTTTCGGAAGCTGGATGCGTCGTCCCCAGTTCTCGGACGCCTATCCGTACTACACGCTGTACGAGGGGACCGAACGCATCGCGCAGCTGTTCCAAGAGACGGCGCGGTACGAGGCGCTCAAGTCGGTCCACGACGAGCTTCGTGCGGAGATTCGTCGGCGGACGCCGCCGGTCGAAGAGCGTCCCTCCTACGGCTACATGAACGTGAACTGGTGGGGCGACTTCGACACCGCACAGGTGATGCGGGCCGACGCGCCGGGCTACCAGAACAAGGTGTTCCGCGACCTGGAGCTCGACCCCTCGAACAACGCCTTCGCCGACATCATCCCCGACGGGGAGTGGTCGACGCGAGTCGACTTCGAGGCGCTGCTGGAAGCCGACCCGGAGGTGATTCTCTGGCGCAACGGGTACAACTTCCTCACCGGGGTCGATTTCGGCGGGGAGCAGCTCGACTGGAAAAACGGTATCGTCGGCCAGCTGGCCGACGACCCGCTCGGGGGCGAACTCCGGGCCGTCCAGTCCGGGCGTGTCCTGCCCGGCACCGCGACCGGCTCCGGCCCCGTGACGAACCTGTTCAACATGGAAGCCGTCGCGAAGCAGCTCTACCCCGACGAGTTCGGTGAGTACGAACCGACCAGATTCCCCGCGGAGCAGAGCGGTGAGAAACTGTTCGACCGCCAGCGGGTCGCAGACATCGTCAACGGAGACAGCTAA